The nucleotide window CCGGGATAGCTACGTGGCTGTTCGTCCGGTCCTCCGGTCTGAGTCGGGCGTTCCTGTTCGTCACCGCCGGTGTATTTCTCCTCTCGGTGGTACTTGGAGTCTTCTTGACATCACACTGATGAGCGCGGCGGGGGCTGTATCCGATTCCAGACGGCGGACAACAGGGGTGGAGAGAAACGGAACCGCCGCTCGAAAGTGGTGTCCTTTTCACCCCCGGCCGTCGATGGGGAAACAATGAGTACGCGCGGCCGGACGCTGCGGCTGGCGACCCGGGGCTCGGAGCTGGCCCTCCGCCAGGCCGCCATCGTCCGGGACCTGCTCGCCACCCGGCGTCTGGAGGTCGAACTCGTCGAGGTGGAGACGACGGGCGACCAGCTCCGGGACGAGCTGATCCACCGGCTCGGCACCACGGGCGCCTTCGTCCGCAGCCTCGACGAGAAGGTCATCGACGGCGAACTCGACGCGGCGGTCCACTCGATGAAGGACATGCCCACCGACCAGCCCCCCGAGCTGGTGGTGGCGGGGATCCCCGAGCGCGCCGCCGCGGGCGACGTGCTCGTCACGCCCGACGGAACCGACCTGGCGGACCTGCCCTCCGGAGCAGTCATCGGCACCTCCAGCCTCCGCCGGCGCGCCCAGTTACTCGCCCGCCGGCCCGACCTCGAGGTCGAGGGGCTCCGGGGCAACGTCGACACCCGCGTCGAGAAGCTGCTCGCGCCCTCGCTGCAGCGCGAACACGAGCGCCGTATCGAGGCCGCCGAGGGCGAGGACGACAGCGACAACGACGAGGACGAGGAGTTCGACCAGTCAGTCGAGGAGTGGTTCGACGGGCTCGCCGAGGTCGAGCGCCGCGCCCTGGAGCGGGAGGTCGACACCGAGTACGACGCCATCTGTCTCGCGGAGGCGGGGCTGGCCCGCAGCGGCCTCCTCCACCACCTCGAGTCCCAGCGCCTGGACCCGACCGAGTTCGTCCCCGCACCGGGCCAGGGGGCCATCGCCGTCACCGCGCTGGACGGCGAGGTCGCGGAGACGGTCCACGCCGCCGTCGACCACCCGCCGACCCGGGTCGAGACCACCGTCGAGCGGACGGTCCTCTCGGAGCTTGGCGGGGGGTGCGTGGCGCCGCTGGGCGTTCACGCCCGCCTCCAGGGGGAGGTCGTCACCGCGGCCGCCCGCGTCCTCTCGCAGGACGGCACCGAGGAGGTCGCTGGCGAGCGGGAGCTGCCGGTCGAGCGCCACGCCGAGGCGGCAGTCGAGTTCGCCGCTGACCTGGCCGAGGAGGGGGCGAAACGGCTCGTGGAACAGGCCGCCCGCGAGAGCGCCGACGGGGCCAAGCGAGAATGACGGGCCCGAGCGACGGGACCGGCGACGGCGAGGTACCGGCCGCCGGAGCCGATACACCGACCGCCGACGGGACGGTCTACCTGGTCGGCTCGGGTCCGGGCGACCCGGAGTTGCTGACGGTGAAGGCCCGCCGGCTGCTCGGGGAGGCCGACACCATCCTTCACGACAAGCTTCCCGGCCCGGACATCCTCGATGACATCCCCGACGAGAAACGCGAGGACGTCGGCAAGCGCGCCCACGGCGAGGGGACCTCCCAGTCCTACATCAACGAGCGGCTGGTCGAACTCGCCCGCGAGGGGCAGACGGTCGTCCGCCTGAAGGGCGGCGACCCGACGGTCTTCGGCCGCGGTGGCGAGGAGATGGCGTATCTCGCCGAGTCCGGCGTCCCCTTCGAGGTGGTGCCCGCAGTCACCTCCGCCGTCGCCGGGCCGGCGGTGGCGGGGATCCCGGTCACCCACCGCGACCACGCCTCGACTGTCACGTTCGTGACGGGCCACGAGGACCCCGCGAAGGCGGACTCGGCCGTCGACTGGGACGCGCTGGCCGCGACCGGCGGGACCATCGTCGTCCTGATGGGGGTGACTCGCCTGCCCGAGTACGCGGCGACACTGGTCGAGGCCGGGATGGACCCCGCCACGCCGGTCGCGCTCGTCGAACGGGCCACCCGGGACGGCCAGCAGGTCGCCACCGGAACCCTCGAGACCATCGTGGAGGCCCGCGACACCGCCGGTATCGAGCCTCCCGCGCTCACCGTCATCGGCGACGTCGCCGCCACCCGCGAGCGGGTCGTCGACTTCCTGACCACCACGGAGGTCTCGGAATCGTGACTGACGACCCTTTCCCCTCCAGCCCGTCCGCCCCGACCGTCGCGGTCTTCCGGCCGGACGACGAGCGCACCGACCGCGCGGCCGCGCTGCTGGAGCGACTCGGCGCCGACCCCCTTCCCGACCCCATGCTCGAGGTCGACCCGACGGGCGCGGTCCCCCGGGAGGACGCCGACTTCACCGTTCTGACGAGCAAGACCGGCGTCGAACTCGCCGCCGAGGCCGGCTGGGAGCCCGGCGGCGCGGTCTGTGCCATCGGCGAGGCCACCGCCGACGCGCTCGAGGCGGCGGGGTACGCCGTGGACGTCCTCCCCGAGACCTACTCCTCGACGGGACTGGTCGACCGGCTGGCCGGCGAGGTCGACGGCGCCCGGGTCGAGGTGGCCCGCTCTGACCACGGCGCGCAGGTGTTACTGGACGGGCTCGAGGAGGCGGGCGCGTACGTCCACGAGACGGTCCTCTACCGGCTCACCCGACCCGACGGAGCCGGAGAGAGCGCCGAGCGGGCCGCCGCCGGCGAGGTCGACGCCGCCCTCTTTACCTCGTCGCTGACCGTCGAGCACTTCCTGGCCGCCGCCGAGGAGCGCGGCGTCCGGGAGGCCGCGGTCGCGGGACTCGAGGGCGCCGTCGTCGCCGCGATCGGTCGGCCGACCGCCGAGACCGCCGCGGCGGCGGGTATCGACGTCGACCTCGTCCCGGGGGAGGCCGACTTCGAGACGCTCGCCCGGGAGACGGTCGCGGCCCTGGAGTGACTGGGGGAACCCGCCGGCTGGTCGGCCTGGTGACCGGCTGGCAGACCGTCGCGAGCAGCTGTTACTACGCCCCCTTCGCAGCCGCCCCGTTTCTCAGCGAGGCCTTCGGTCTCTCGCGCTTTCTGGTGGGCGTGCTCGTCACGACGCTGACGCTTGGCTACACGCTGGCGCTGGTCCCGAGCGGCGCCCTCGTCGACACCTACGGCGAGCGTCCGGCCTTCGTGGGCGGGCTGGCTGGCCTGGGCGCGGGCGCGCTCGCCGTGACCGCCGCACCCTCGACGCTTCTCCTCTTTGTGGCCGCGTTCGTCCTCGGGGTCGCCTACGCCTCGGCGATGCCGGCCACGAACCGCGCCATCGTCGCCGGCGTCCCCGCCGACAGGCAGGGACTCGCCATCGGGCTCAAGCAGGTCGGTGTCACCGGCGGGAGCGCGGTCTCCGCGCTGGTCGTCGCCACCGCTGCCCCGGCCGTCGCCACCTGGCGGGCCGGGCTGGCCGGCCTGGGCGTCCTCGCGCTCCTCGTCGCCGGCCTCTTCGCCGTCGGCTACGCCGGCAGCCCGGCAGCGGGCGGGCCGACGCTCCCCGACGTGGGCTCGCTGCGTGGCAACCGCGCCTACGTCGCGCTCGTGGCCGCGGGGCTCTGTCTCGGCGCGGGCCTCTTTACTGCGGTCGGCTACCTGACGCTGTATCTCACCGAGTCCGTCGGCGCGACCGTCGCGGTCGCCGGCGCCGGCTTCGCGCTCGCTCAGGTCGCCGGCAGCGCCGGCCGGGTCGGGGTCGGCAGTGTGGCCGACCGGCTGGCCCGGCGGCTCTCCTGGGCCCCCGCCCGCGCGGCGACGCTGCTTCTCGCCGGGCAGGCCGGCGTCGGTGCGGTCCTGCTCGCCGCGTTCGCGCTCTCGCCTCCGCCTGCGCTCGCGCTCGCCCTCGTGGCCGGCGTCGGCTTCACCGTCTTCGGGTTCACCGGGCTGTACTACACCGCCCTGTCGGCGCTGGTCGACGACGAGGAGGTGGGCGCCGCGACCGCCGGCGGGCAGACGACGCTCAACGTCGGCGCGCTCCTGGCTCCGCCGGCGTTCGGGCTGCTCGCCGACGCCGGATCCTACGGCCTCTCCTGGATTGCCCTGGCGGCGGTCGTGTTCGCGGGTGTGGGGCTGGTCGGGCTGACCTACGCCCGGCTGTAAGGAGCGTTCGGTAGCAGTACGTTCCGGTACCGAGCGAACAGAGGAGAACGGACTGTCACCAGCGGTATCGACCTCCGGTACCGCTCGGTACTGCTGCGGAATCCACATAAATATCATATAAACGTACTTTATGTGGTCTCTCCCGATCACGCACGATGCCTTCCAGACGGCAGTTCCTGATCGGAACGGGTGCAGCAGGTGTGACCGCGCTGTCGGCCGGCTGTTCCGCGGGTGGCGGAACGCCCGAGGACTCCGGCAGCGGTGGCGGCGGGTCGACCGGGGGGTCGGGCAACACCGAGACTTACGAGGTCGGCTTCGGCGACTACGAGACGACCGTCAGTCCCAGCAGCTTCCCGGAGAAGCTGTTCATCTACGCGGTCCAGACCGGCTGGTCGAACTGGGGCGCGCTGATGCAGGAGTTCGAAAACGAGTACGGCGTCCCGCTGAACGACGACCAGCGCTCCTCGGGGGAGGCGCTCTCCCACGCCCGCCAGAACGCCCAGGACCCCAACCACTCGGCGATGAACGGCGGCTACACCTTCGGCGTCGTCGCCCGCAACGACGGGCTGACCCAGCCCTACAAGCCGGCCAACTACGACAAGGTGCCGGACTCGCTGAAGACCGACGACGGCCACGTCACCGCGACCCGGCGGATGACCACCGCGGTCGTCTACCGGAAGGACCTCTACGAGGAGCAGGGGATCGCCCCGCCCGAGACCTGGGAGGACCTCAAACGCGAGGCGGTCGCCGCCAAGACCCAGTACCAGCCCCCTCAGGCCGCCGTCGGGCTGGCCGGGGCGCTCTCGATCAACAACGCCTACGGCGGCTCGCTGGACGACGTCCAGCCGGTTATCGACTTCTACAACGACGTCAAGAGCAAGGGCGCGGTCTTCGCCGGCAACGTCGAACAGAAGTTCAGCAAAGGCGAGATCCAGACCTTCGTCGAGTACGACTACACCGGGCTGGACCTGAAGTACAACGCCGACTCCGTCTCCGAGGACCAGGTCGGCGTCAAGTTCCTCAACGGCCCCGAGGGGAAGGGCGCGCTGAACCAGCCCTACGGCTACGCGATGCTGAAAGGCGCCCCCAACCCCGAGGCCTGCAAGCTGTTCATGGACTACGTGCTCTCGAAGCAAGGGCAAAAGAAGTTCTTCGACGCCTTCGTCCGCCCGATCCGCGCGGACGAACTCGACACGCCGGAGAAGTTCCCCTCGACCGACCGCTACCAGGGCACGGAGTTCCAGGTCGACTACGGGAAGCTGGTCGACACCCAGGAGAGCATCATCCAGGAGATCGGCCAGGGCGTGGGGCTGACCGGTTACTGAATCCATGTCCACGCTCGACGAGTCGCCCCTGCTCGGGCGCGTCCGGGAGACCCGCGCCGGCCGGCTGGTCTTCCCGACGACCGAGCGGGGACGCAAACGCCGCCGGATCGCCGCGCTGGCGGTACCGTTTTTCGCGCTCGCGACCTTCGGCGCCTTCATTCCGCTGGTGAAGATGTTCCGGATCAGCGTCGCCGAGCAGTTCCTCTACGAGGTCCAGGGGTGGAGCCTCGGCCCCTACCGGCGGCTGTTCGCCTCCATCGCTGCCTTCATCCCGGTCGTGGGGACGGACCTCTCGGCGGCCATCGCGGTCGGCGGGGAGGCGGTCAACCCGGTCTACGGGGAGACGATCTGGAACTCGCTGTGGTTCGGTGCCGTCACCACGGTCGCGAGCGTGGCGGTCGGTATCGCGCTGGCGCACGGACTCGAGAAGTACGACCTCCCCCGGAAGGGGCTGCTCGTGACGCTGATCTCCTTCCCGATCAGCCTGCCGGGGATCGTCGCTGCGTTCATGATGATCGTCCTGTTCGGCCAGACGGGCCTGCTCACCAACTTCTTCGCCGTGCTGAGCGGGGCCCAGCCGGTCGACCTCCAGCTCACCGGCCAGCCCTCCGGGACGACGCTGGCCGTCCTCGGGCTCTTTTTCGGTTACATCTACTCGATGATCCCCCGGGCGACACTGCTGTTGCGCGGGACTTACGCCGAGGTCAACACCGACGCCGAGGAGGCCGCCCGGGCGCTGGGGGCGACCCCGCTGCAGACGTTCCGCTACGTCACGCTCCCGCAGATCCGCCCGGGGATCGTCGGCGCGCTGATCCTCACCTTCCGGACGGCGCTCGCGATCTTCGGGACCGTCCTCGTCTTGAAGTCGCTGTCGGTGGTCACCTTCCGGTTTGACCAGCTCGTCAAGGTCGGCTACGAGCTGAACATCGCCTCGGCGCTTGCGGCCGTGTTCTTCCTCTTTACCGTCCTCTTTACCTTCCTGAGCCTGCGCTACACCAGCGCGGAGGTGGCCCGATGAGCACGCCCGACGCCGACGGGGCGGTCACGGGCGCGGTCCCCGACCGCGAGCCGGGCCGGCTGGGCCGGCTGTCGGCACGCTACGGCCGCGCGCTGGTCACGGCGCTGATCCTGGTCACCGTCGTCTTCCTCATCGGGCCGGTGCTCGTGACCTTCGTCGCCTCTTTCTTCCAGAACTGGACCGGACTGTTCCCCAGCGGCGGACTTACCCTCCAGAACTGGGCGCAGGCGCTCGGCATCGCCGACACCGTCGGCGCCGCCCGGGGGCTGGGCGGGTTCTGGACGTTCGTCGCGCCGGACGTGCTGTTCGTGCTCCAGCTCCCCCTCCTGCCCGACCTGACGCTGTATTTCCCCTTCGATTTCTACATCCAGACCCCGATCCCGATGGCGCTGGGGTTCAGCGTCCTGCTCGCGCTGCTTGGCGTGTTGATCAACCTTCTCGTGGGCGTGCCGGTCGCCTACGCCGTCACCCGTTACGACTTCCGCGGCCGACGGCTGATGAACACCTTCGCCGTCCTCCCGATCGTCCCGGGGATCATCCTCGGGATCGCCTTCCTGAAGACCTACCCCGGCCTGCCGAGCGTCATCGCCCTCGTCCTGGGCTACTCGCTTTTGAAGATCCCCTACATGGTGCTTGCCGTCCAGTCCTCCTTCGAGTCGATGGACCTCAGGCAGATGGAGGAGAGCGCCCGGTCGCTGGGGGCGTCCTGGACGACCACCTTCCTGCGGGTGATCGTCCCCGGCGCCAAACAGGGGATCATCTCCGGGTCGATCATCTGCTGGACGCTCGCGGCCGCCGAGTTCAACTTCTCCTACGTCGTCTACTCGAGCGGTCCACGGCCGTTCTCGCTATTCCTGTTCGAGAACATCTCGAACAACCCCTTCCTGCGGGCCGCGGCCGCCATCTCCATCTACTTCGTCATCGTGGCCGCGGTGACGGCGCTTCTGAACTACGTCGGCGAGAACGGCTTCTCGGTCGGAGGTGTCAGATAGATGGCTGAACGTGTCAGACTCGACGAGATCACGAAACGGTTCGACGAAACGCTCGCCGTCGACGACGTCTCGTTGACGGTCGAACCCGGGGAGACGGTCGGCCTGGTCGGCCCCTCGGGATGCGGGAAGACCACGACTCTGCGGACGGTCGCGGGCTTCGAGACCCCCACCGAGGGCCAGGTCCTGTTCGACGACGACGAGGTCACCCACGTCCCCCCCGAACAGCGCAACGTCGGGCTGGTCTTCCAGTCCTACGCGCTGTTCGACAACATGACCGTCCAGGAAAACATCGAGTTCGGGCTCCGGATGCGCGACGTACCCAAGGCCGAACGCGCCGAGCGCGCCGAGGAGCTGCTGGACCTGCTCGATATCGGCGGGATGGGCGACCGCGACCCGACGACGCTGTCGGGGGGACAACAGCAGCGGGTCGGGCTGGCCCGGGCGCTGGCGATCGAGCCCCGCGTGCTCCTGCTCGACGAGCCGATGACCGGCCTGGACGCCAAACTGAAAACGCGGCTCCAGGAGGAGATCGGCTCGCTGCTCGAGGAGATCGACGTCACCT belongs to Salinirussus salinus and includes:
- the hemC gene encoding hydroxymethylbilane synthase produces the protein MSTRGRTLRLATRGSELALRQAAIVRDLLATRRLEVELVEVETTGDQLRDELIHRLGTTGAFVRSLDEKVIDGELDAAVHSMKDMPTDQPPELVVAGIPERAAAGDVLVTPDGTDLADLPSGAVIGTSSLRRRAQLLARRPDLEVEGLRGNVDTRVEKLLAPSLQREHERRIEAAEGEDDSDNDEDEEFDQSVEEWFDGLAEVERRALEREVDTEYDAICLAEAGLARSGLLHHLESQRLDPTEFVPAPGQGAIAVTALDGEVAETVHAAVDHPPTRVETTVERTVLSELGGGCVAPLGVHARLQGEVVTAAARVLSQDGTEEVAGERELPVERHAEAAVEFAADLAEEGAKRLVEQAARESADGAKRE
- the cobA gene encoding uroporphyrinogen-III C-methyltransferase produces the protein MTGPSDGTGDGEVPAAGADTPTADGTVYLVGSGPGDPELLTVKARRLLGEADTILHDKLPGPDILDDIPDEKREDVGKRAHGEGTSQSYINERLVELAREGQTVVRLKGGDPTVFGRGGEEMAYLAESGVPFEVVPAVTSAVAGPAVAGIPVTHRDHASTVTFVTGHEDPAKADSAVDWDALAATGGTIVVLMGVTRLPEYAATLVEAGMDPATPVALVERATRDGQQVATGTLETIVEARDTAGIEPPALTVIGDVAATRERVVDFLTTTEVSES
- a CDS encoding uroporphyrinogen-III synthase, yielding MTDDPFPSSPSAPTVAVFRPDDERTDRAAALLERLGADPLPDPMLEVDPTGAVPREDADFTVLTSKTGVELAAEAGWEPGGAVCAIGEATADALEAAGYAVDVLPETYSSTGLVDRLAGEVDGARVEVARSDHGAQVLLDGLEEAGAYVHETVLYRLTRPDGAGESAERAAAGEVDAALFTSSLTVEHFLAAAEERGVREAAVAGLEGAVVAAIGRPTAETAAAAGIDVDLVPGEADFETLARETVAALE
- a CDS encoding MFS transporter; this encodes MTGGTRRLVGLVTGWQTVASSCYYAPFAAAPFLSEAFGLSRFLVGVLVTTLTLGYTLALVPSGALVDTYGERPAFVGGLAGLGAGALAVTAAPSTLLLFVAAFVLGVAYASAMPATNRAIVAGVPADRQGLAIGLKQVGVTGGSAVSALVVATAAPAVATWRAGLAGLGVLALLVAGLFAVGYAGSPAAGGPTLPDVGSLRGNRAYVALVAAGLCLGAGLFTAVGYLTLYLTESVGATVAVAGAGFALAQVAGSAGRVGVGSVADRLARRLSWAPARAATLLLAGQAGVGAVLLAAFALSPPPALALALVAGVGFTVFGFTGLYYTALSALVDDEEVGAATAGGQTTLNVGALLAPPAFGLLADAGSYGLSWIALAAVVFAGVGLVGLTYARL
- a CDS encoding substrate-binding domain-containing protein, which translates into the protein MPSRRQFLIGTGAAGVTALSAGCSAGGGTPEDSGSGGGGSTGGSGNTETYEVGFGDYETTVSPSSFPEKLFIYAVQTGWSNWGALMQEFENEYGVPLNDDQRSSGEALSHARQNAQDPNHSAMNGGYTFGVVARNDGLTQPYKPANYDKVPDSLKTDDGHVTATRRMTTAVVYRKDLYEEQGIAPPETWEDLKREAVAAKTQYQPPQAAVGLAGALSINNAYGGSLDDVQPVIDFYNDVKSKGAVFAGNVEQKFSKGEIQTFVEYDYTGLDLKYNADSVSEDQVGVKFLNGPEGKGALNQPYGYAMLKGAPNPEACKLFMDYVLSKQGQKKFFDAFVRPIRADELDTPEKFPSTDRYQGTEFQVDYGKLVDTQESIIQEIGQGVGLTGY
- a CDS encoding ABC transporter permease; translated protein: MSTLDESPLLGRVRETRAGRLVFPTTERGRKRRRIAALAVPFFALATFGAFIPLVKMFRISVAEQFLYEVQGWSLGPYRRLFASIAAFIPVVGTDLSAAIAVGGEAVNPVYGETIWNSLWFGAVTTVASVAVGIALAHGLEKYDLPRKGLLVTLISFPISLPGIVAAFMMIVLFGQTGLLTNFFAVLSGAQPVDLQLTGQPSGTTLAVLGLFFGYIYSMIPRATLLLRGTYAEVNTDAEEAARALGATPLQTFRYVTLPQIRPGIVGALILTFRTALAIFGTVLVLKSLSVVTFRFDQLVKVGYELNIASALAAVFFLFTVLFTFLSLRYTSAEVAR
- a CDS encoding ABC transporter permease; its protein translation is MSTPDADGAVTGAVPDREPGRLGRLSARYGRALVTALILVTVVFLIGPVLVTFVASFFQNWTGLFPSGGLTLQNWAQALGIADTVGAARGLGGFWTFVAPDVLFVLQLPLLPDLTLYFPFDFYIQTPIPMALGFSVLLALLGVLINLLVGVPVAYAVTRYDFRGRRLMNTFAVLPIVPGIILGIAFLKTYPGLPSVIALVLGYSLLKIPYMVLAVQSSFESMDLRQMEESARSLGASWTTTFLRVIVPGAKQGIISGSIICWTLAAAEFNFSYVVYSSGPRPFSLFLFENISNNPFLRAAAAISIYFVIVAAVTALLNYVGENGFSVGGVR
- a CDS encoding ABC transporter ATP-binding protein: MAERVRLDEITKRFDETLAVDDVSLTVEPGETVGLVGPSGCGKTTTLRTVAGFETPTEGQVLFDDDEVTHVPPEQRNVGLVFQSYALFDNMTVQENIEFGLRMRDVPKAERAERAEELLDLLDIGGMGDRDPTTLSGGQQQRVGLARALAIEPRVLLLDEPMTGLDAKLKTRLQEEIGSLLEEIDVTSLYVTHDQAEAMVMCDRIAVMNDGRIEQVGTPAEIYEAPANGFVADFVGTSNRLDATVRNGELDFGHAAVEAPADAPEGEVTVVARPEAFALDGGPVEATVEDRFYLGEHVRVSARTPDDQELTLRFDPENAPADGHVTLSLDTDRVHLLRG